One Rosa chinensis cultivar Old Blush chromosome 3, RchiOBHm-V2, whole genome shotgun sequence DNA window includes the following coding sequences:
- the LOC112194301 gene encoding uncharacterized protein At2g29880, which yields MVDAATRGWRDNSGIFSKQTVEERILPVLNSKLGCHKTYNNYQSRLKWFKNRWDSYSALMRFSFGFVFHSTTKRFTASDEVREDYLKAHPNDANLRYGIFHDYEDLEIAIANGVAVGKNSMGLGGAIDARTLGVGEDRDICIEEFDYDVDSDVFVRPNQNDRSFHSTSPLGSPEILEVPKQGRTQTKRNRTEYEENTPQSGIMEQLNKISTTFEGVYSLLAKRERVLEKREREREYTTWDAIKEIPNMEEAIRFKALELLDTQTKKDGFLKMSPEERANWIFHKMREL from the exons ATGGTTGATGCTGCCACTCGGGGATGGCGTGACAATAGTGGTATCTTTTCCAAGCAAACAGTGGAAGAAAGAATACTTCCCGTTCTTAATTCAAAACTTGGGTGTCATAAGACCTACAACAATTACCAAAGCCGGTTGAAGTGGTTTAAAAATCGATGGGATTCTTATTCAGCCCTAATGCGATTCagctttggttttgtgtttcaCTCAACTACAAAGAGGTTCACTGCTTCAGATGAAGTAAGGGAAGATTACCTAAAG GCTCACCCAAACGATGCCAATTTACGCTATGGGATATTTCATGATTATGAGGACTTGGAGATTGCTATTGCGAATGGTGTTGCTGTTGGAAAAAACTCAATGGGGTTGGGTGGTGCTATCGATGCAAGAACATTAGGTGTTGGAGAAGATAGAGATATATGCATAGAAGAATTCGATTATGATGTAGATAGTGATGTGTTCGTAAGACCAAATCAGAATGATCGATCATTTCACTCCACATCACCTCTAGGGTCGCCTGAAATTTTAGAGGTTCCCAAGCAAGGAAGAacccaaaccaaaagaaatagaACCGAGTATGAAGAAAACACCCCTCAAAGTGGCATTATGGAACAACTTAATAAAATTTCGACTACTTTTGAAGGAGTCTATAGCCTATTGGCGAAGAGAGAAAGAGTATTGgagaaaagagaaagggagagagaatATACAACTTGGGATGCTATCAAGGAGATCCCAAACATGGAAGAAGCTATTCGTTTCAAGGCGCTTGAGTTGCTTGACACCCAAACAAAAAAAGATGGTTTCCTGAAGATGTCTCCTGAAGAACGAGCAAATTGGATATTCCACAAGATGCGAGAACTATAA
- the LOC112194302 gene encoding uncharacterized protein LOC112194302: MVKPGGVPSKIRESTRFYPYFKDCIGAIDGTHIPAMVKGREVRHMIQNDALSRRNGIEVPQGKYFLMDCGFANRRQFLVPLQGVLYHLKDFGGQGRHPRNASELFNLHHASLRNVIERIFGIFKSRFTIFKSAPPFPFETQAELVLACAGLHNFLRKECRSDEFPVEPEDDQSSSYLDMEDENLELLSQSQQQQRAEANAWRISIADAMWNDRPWNDDNGNQEDNNEDQDNDNENNEEHINDENQEVYDDNEVGMEEYASF, from the exons ATGGTCAAACCTGGAGGTGTGCCCTCTAAAATTAGGGAAAGTACAAGgttttacccttattttaag GATTGCATTGGTGCTATTGATGGAACCCACATTCCAGCCATGGTAAAAGGTCGAGAA GTTCGGCACATGATTCAAAATGATGCCTTATCAAGAAGAAATGGAATTGAAGTGCCTCAAG GAAAATATTTTCTCATGGATTGTGGATTTGCTAATCGACGCCAATTTTTAGTTCCACTACAAGGTGTCCTATATCATCTGAAAGATTTTGGTGGTCAAGGTCGCCACCCCAGAAATGCAAGTGAGTTGTTTAATCTTCACCATGCATCATTGAGGAATGTGATTGAAAGGATATTTGGTATCTTTAAATCACGGTTCACAATTTTCAAAAGCGCACCTCCCTTCCCATTTGAGACACAAGCGGAGTTAGTGTTAGCTTGTGCTGGACTACATAACTTTCTTCGCAAAGAATGTCGCTCCGATGAATTTCCCGTTGAACCAGAAGATGATCAGTCTTCATCATATCTAGACATGGAAGATGAAAATCTTGAACTACTTTCTCAAAGCCAACAACAACAAAGAGCAGAAGCTAATGCTTGGAGAATTAGCATTGCTGATGCTATGTGGAATGATAGGCCGTGGAATGATGATAATGGAAATCAAGAGGATAACAATGAGGATCAAGACAATGACAATGAGAATAATGAGGAACACATAAATGATGAGAATCAGGAGGTTTACGATGATAATGAGGTTGGAATGGAGGAGTATGCATCATTCTAA
- the LOC112191578 gene encoding uncharacterized protein LOC112191578: MSGRRFWRGTWCYLKAPRRNRLRMLLIGCMNGIFQIFDRHQVLTGRRISHHKRLPPGNSHYSNGGLERESNNPYHWQAVTGKHGIKKQPFQLPDFIAATGTEKIRQGEVETYL, from the exons ATGTCTGGGAGAAGGTTCTGGAGAGGGACTTGGTGTTATTTAAAGGCACCAAGGCGAAACAGACTGAGGATGTTGCTTATAGGATGCATGAATGGGATTTTCCAAATTTTCGATCGACACCAAGTCCTCACTGGTAGGAGGATTAGCCACCACAAGAGGCTTCCTCCAG GGAATTCGCACTATAGCAATGGTGGCCTGGAAAGAGAGTCCAACAATCCCTACCATTGGCAAGCAGTAACT GGTAAACATGGTATCAAGAAACAACCGTTTCAGCTTCCTGATTTCATTGCTGCAACTGGTACTGAGAAAATTAGACAG GGAGAAGTGGAAACCTATCTTTAA